The following coding sequences lie in one Mycteria americana isolate JAX WOST 10 ecotype Jacksonville Zoo and Gardens chromosome 15, USCA_MyAme_1.0, whole genome shotgun sequence genomic window:
- the MRPS23 gene encoding small ribosomal subunit protein mS23: MAGNRMQKIGSVFSRTRNLLRIGVIQKPLWFDVYAAFPPLREPVYRRPRPRYGKVTDVVPPIFYQEDEVRARFYRIYGSGPRPFDLSQSNYKSTCQRFVEKFNELKEEGKIDEEKLFEETGKALLASGIILQRRGTDKVAQQRDHQDVETRDSALHLQLQTVLEEMQEKKKDQEEQTPELAETQKENPLPS, translated from the exons atGGCGGGGAACCGCATGCAGAAGATAGGGAGCGTGTTCAGCCG GACCCGGAACCTGCTCCGCATCGGGGTGATCCAGAAGCCGCTGTGGTTCGACGTCTACGCTGCCTTCCCCCCGCTGAGGGAGCCCGTCtaccggcggccgcggccgcgctaCGGCAAGGTGACGGATGTCGTCCCTCCCATCTTCTACCAGGAGGACGAAGTGCGAGC GAGATTTTACAGAATTTACGGCAGCGGTCCAAGACCTTTCGACCTGTCGCAATCAAACTACAAATCTACTTGCCAGAG GTTTGTTGAGAAATTCAACGAactgaaagaagaaggaaaaattgaTGAGGAAAAATTGtttgaagaaacaggaaaagccCTTTTAGCCAGTGGGATAATTTTACAGAGGAGAGGAACAGATAAA GTAGCACAACAGAGGGATCATCAGGATGTTGAAACCAGGGATTCTGCCTTACACCTGCAGCTTCAAACTGTGTTGGAAGagatgcaggaaaagaagaaagatcagGAGGAGCAGACGCCAGAGTTGGCAGAAACGCAGAAGGAAAATCCCTTACCCTCCTGA
- the CUEDC1 gene encoding CUE domain-containing protein 1, giving the protein MTSLFRRSSSNGSSRGGSSAQELNNSRPARQVRRLEFNQAMEDFKTMFPNMDYDIIECVLRANNGAVDATIDQLLQMNLDSSGCDDSSDSEDSIPPEILERTLEPDSSDEEPPPVYSPPAYESQAFGGRYPRAPPTPPPRTDVPGPGSTPAPGRYRNWNPPLLGNLPEDFLRILPQQTAGAQGSHGCRQPVPRGLALRGQGSLEQERRWKQYLEDERIALFLQNEEFMKELQRNRDFLLALERDRLKYESKKSKSTSVAVSNDFGFSSVISGDVAPSVTSEAGSAVSDDALFRDKLKHMGKSTRKKLFELARAFSEKTKMRKSKRKHLLKHQVLGTAASTANLLDDVEGHSCDDDFQARKQQLREEEETPKEGQ; this is encoded by the exons ATGACGAGCCTCTTCCGTCGGAGCAGCAGCAACGGCAGCTCGCGCGGCGGCTCCTCCGCCCAGGAGCTCAACAACAGCCGCCCTGCCAGGCAGGTCCGCCGGCTGGAGTTCAACCAGGCCATGGAGGACTTCAAGACCATGTTCCCCAACATGGACTACGACATCATTGAGTGCGTCTTGAGGGCCAACAACGGCGCCGTGGACGCCACCATCGACCAGCTCCTGCAGATGAACCTGGACAGCAGCGGCTGCGACGACAGCTCGGACTCGGAGGACAGCATCCCCCCCGAG ATCTTGGAGCGGACCCTGGAGCCCGACAGCTCGGACGAGGAGCCCCCTCCCGTCTACTCCCCTCCCGCCTACGAGAGCCAGGCGTTCGGCGGCCGCTACCCCCGCGCgccacccacccccccgcccag GACAGACGTGCCGGggcccggcagcaccccggcaCCCGGGCGCTACAGGAACTGGAACCCGCCGCTCCTGGGCAACCTCCCCGAGGACTTCCTCCGCATCCTGCCCCAGCAGACCGCTGGCGCACAG ggctcccACGGCTGCCGGCAGCCCGTGCCGCGGGGGCTTGCCCTGCGGGGCCAGGGCTCCCTGGAGCAGGAGCGGCGGTGGAAGCAGTACCTGGAGGACGAGCGGATCGCGCTGTTCCTGCAGAACGAAGAGTTCATGAAGGAGCTCCAGAGGAACCGGGATTTCCTCCTCGCCCTGGAGAGAG atcgATTGAAATATGAATCAAAAAAATCCAAGTCGACCAGTGTTGCTGTCAGCAACGACTTTGGTTTCTCCTCCGTAATATCAG GTGACGTAGCCCCCTCTGTAACCAGCGAGGCCGGCAGTGCCGTGTCTGACGATGCCTTATTCAGAGACAAATTGAAACACATGGGAAAAT CCACGCGCAAGAAGCTGTTTGAACTCGCCAGAGCCTTCTCCGAGAAGACGAAGATGaggaaatcaaaaagaaaacacttgttgAAGCACCAGGT GCTGGGGACGGCGGCTTCCACGGCAAATCTTCTCGACGATGTCGAAGGACATTCATGCG ATGACGACTTCCAAGCACGGAAGCAGCAGctccgggaggaggaggagacgccGAAGGAAGGGCAGTAA